Proteins from a single region of Abyssalbus ytuae:
- a CDS encoding glycosyl hydrolase 115 family protein translates to MSSLKLKKLIYTFFVPVLLCGCLNTFIITNKSSGVNIYVDAESDKLIKWAANDLAEDLEYISGKKITINYIDHFNNKLKGIFIGKFDNKLIQSCPVNLENKLEKQWEKFVIVEKDNNLYISGSDIRGTVYAIFEIAEKTGISPWKWWADVKPEKSERIAFKIPQEGIERNPSVKYRGIFINDEDWGLQPWAAKTFEPEINDIGPKTYEKVFQLLLRLKANTLWPAMHSCTKGFFNIPGNKEIAQKYHIMIGTSHAEPMLRNNVDEWDREKYGEYNYFSNQEKVKHYWQERISEIKDGEYMITLGMRGIHDSGMEGNASQKEKIKMLDTIFKDQREILTSTLKQPLSHIPQLFIPYKEVLELYNEGLNVPDDITLMWTDDNYGYIRRLSNDSEQQRKGGVGIYYHLSYWGRPHDYLWLSTTQPGLIWYEISRAYQNGAKKIWIVNVGDIKPAEYNIEFFLDLGWNINHTDENCIKKHLFNYCTRDFGIEKAQEIADILNEYYRLAFLRKPEFMGWSRTEPTTLTQLSQFASSDNDELQRRIYAYTKLYEQVESIKEYIPKEKKDAYFQLIEYPVKCAALMNFKFLWTDLSVLSEDKNEKEKFIQKAKQSYKEIEELTHSYNNEISEGKWKGIMSMAPRQLPVFYIPDGHLYNVLSNSDKEILAVNSKLRAIQANEYKVAKGMEHFNWKVINGLGYSNSAVTLFPFKSHLFTEEKPFLEYEFQIDSPGNYILEIRCLPTHSNNFDFKIDVSVNNEAPKTYDINTIGRSETWKENVLRNSTVISHKVLFSKSGKQKLRVYANQTGIVLDQIAIVPEKYNFYEIPDH, encoded by the coding sequence GTGTCATCATTAAAGTTAAAAAAGTTAATATATACCTTCTTTGTCCCAGTACTACTTTGTGGATGCTTAAATACATTTATAATTACTAATAAGTCATCTGGAGTAAATATATATGTTGATGCTGAATCAGATAAACTTATTAAATGGGCTGCCAATGACCTTGCAGAAGATTTAGAATATATATCCGGAAAAAAAATAACAATTAATTATATAGATCATTTTAATAACAAACTGAAAGGAATTTTCATTGGTAAGTTTGATAACAAATTAATTCAATCTTGTCCGGTCAATTTAGAAAACAAGTTGGAAAAGCAATGGGAAAAGTTTGTTATAGTCGAAAAAGACAATAATCTGTATATATCCGGAAGTGATATCAGGGGAACGGTCTATGCAATTTTTGAAATTGCAGAAAAAACAGGAATTTCCCCATGGAAATGGTGGGCTGATGTAAAACCGGAGAAATCTGAAAGAATCGCTTTTAAAATTCCTCAGGAAGGCATAGAGAGAAATCCTTCCGTAAAATATCGGGGTATCTTTATTAACGATGAAGATTGGGGGCTTCAACCCTGGGCTGCAAAAACTTTCGAACCGGAAATTAATGATATTGGGCCAAAAACATATGAAAAAGTATTTCAACTACTTTTAAGACTAAAAGCCAATACTTTATGGCCGGCTATGCATTCATGTACTAAAGGATTTTTTAATATTCCCGGTAATAAGGAAATAGCGCAAAAGTACCATATTATGATCGGTACTTCGCATGCAGAGCCTATGCTCAGAAATAACGTTGATGAGTGGGACAGAGAAAAGTATGGAGAATATAATTACTTTTCCAATCAGGAAAAAGTAAAACACTACTGGCAGGAAAGAATATCAGAAATAAAAGATGGCGAATATATGATTACTTTAGGGATGAGGGGAATACATGACTCAGGGATGGAGGGTAATGCTTCTCAAAAAGAAAAAATAAAAATGCTGGATACCATTTTCAAAGATCAAAGAGAAATCTTAACTAGTACCCTTAAACAACCATTATCGCATATTCCCCAGTTATTTATTCCTTACAAAGAAGTATTGGAACTTTACAATGAAGGCCTCAACGTTCCTGACGATATTACTCTTATGTGGACAGATGATAATTACGGATATATAAGAAGACTTAGTAATGACTCAGAGCAACAAAGAAAAGGAGGTGTAGGTATTTATTACCACTTAAGTTATTGGGGACGACCACACGATTATCTCTGGCTCTCTACAACCCAACCAGGGTTAATTTGGTATGAAATATCAAGAGCTTACCAAAATGGAGCAAAAAAGATATGGATTGTAAATGTAGGAGATATCAAACCGGCTGAATATAACATAGAGTTTTTTCTGGATCTTGGATGGAATATTAACCATACCGATGAAAATTGTATAAAAAAGCATTTATTTAATTACTGTACACGGGATTTTGGAATTGAAAAAGCTCAGGAAATTGCTGATATACTTAATGAATATTATCGCTTGGCATTTTTACGTAAACCCGAATTTATGGGATGGAGCAGAACAGAACCTACCACTCTTACACAACTCTCCCAATTTGCATCATCCGATAATGATGAGTTACAACGCAGAATATATGCTTATACGAAATTATATGAGCAGGTGGAAAGTATAAAAGAATATATCCCAAAGGAAAAAAAAGATGCTTATTTTCAATTGATAGAATATCCTGTTAAATGTGCAGCACTGATGAATTTTAAATTTTTATGGACAGATTTATCAGTACTATCAGAGGATAAAAATGAAAAAGAGAAATTTATCCAAAAGGCCAAACAGTCATATAAGGAAATTGAAGAACTTACCCATTCGTATAATAATGAAATAAGTGAAGGAAAATGGAAAGGAATTATGTCTATGGCTCCCCGACAACTTCCTGTTTTTTATATTCCGGATGGCCATCTCTACAATGTTTTGTCAAATTCTGACAAAGAAATATTAGCTGTCAATTCTAAACTGAGAGCAATTCAGGCAAATGAATATAAGGTTGCTAAAGGAATGGAACACTTTAACTGGAAAGTAATTAATGGATTGGGATATAGTAATTCAGCAGTTACTTTATTTCCGTTCAAAAGCCATCTGTTTACAGAAGAAAAACCATTTTTAGAATATGAATTTCAAATCGATTCTCCAGGAAATTATATATTGGAAATCCGATGTTTACCTACACATTCCAATAATTTTGATTTCAAAATAGATGTTTCAGTAAATAATGAAGCCCCAAAAACATATGATATAAACACTATCGGACGCAGTGAAACCTGGAAAGAAAATGTGTTGAGGAACTCCACTGTTATTTCTCATAAAGTTTTGTTCTCTAAATCCGGAAAACAAAAACTAAGGGTTTATGCCAACCAAACTGGAATTGTATTGGATCAAATAGCCATTGTCCCGGAAAAATATAATTTTTATGAAATTCCTGATCACTAA
- a CDS encoding glycoside hydrolase family 31 protein, with translation MWNSKYILTIIALSGFLFSAIAQDNHSGNFEKLEENGNLFKIKASNSNIRIEFCTPEMVRIQYSSTGAFENNEPWMVRRYDWPTVRVNTLTTRDSVTFSTEKITVSVHKNPVNIDIYDHKGTLLCEESKGGSFWNENKVGIRKSLAADEHFFGFGERMDFLDQRGKKINLNVGRGLGKPYIVGAYNVLEANYCPVPFFMSTQGYGIFFHNSYPTEWDMGYSSSDYYEVTANGGELDYYFIYGPAFSKIIDKYTDLTGKSPLLPKFGLGLHVGTYSGGTWGHEENTSTQYVIDLVKKFRQHKIPLDVLHLDSTWRIFGENGEKGATTFEWRKTFDNPQKMFDSLYALNINMVGLHVRPRFDNGKKLKLLDKARKKGFVYPEENDQGDFVNFFDQKSVDWWWENGVMKIAQQGAMFLKTDEGSAFGHKANESNKTGPQGEKIKSLHNLFPVAYAKAPYKKFADYNGIRGMNHTREGYAGIQKYPFIFAGDWPSEWQYFEPVIKAGLNIGLSGVGYWTHCMGGFEHVADTELYIRWCQFGLLSPVSHLFGMEHPNYKEPWNYGEEALQIFKTYTNLRYSLIPYLYSSAYEMYFTGMPLMQALVYSHQNDKNVYGITDQYMLGKNIMVCPVVIKGAQTRIVYFPQGKWIDFWTGEIINGRQYKNVLCPLDKLPLYIKAGSIIPTQEPVQYIKKEEPGIITLNIYPSGHSSFSLYNDDGKTLDYQKGNYSETLIEVRENNMHLEIIMNKPVGNYTVDNPSYLLKIRIPEKPTEIQIKGNNNSTKKIKKENIQYEKSVLSMAITPQNEKTIISISRN, from the coding sequence ATGTGGAATTCAAAATACATTCTAACAATTATTGCTCTTTCAGGGTTTCTATTTTCCGCAATAGCCCAGGACAACCATTCTGGAAATTTCGAGAAACTGGAAGAAAATGGAAATCTGTTTAAAATAAAAGCTTCCAATTCAAATATCAGGATAGAATTCTGTACTCCTGAAATGGTAAGAATACAATATTCTTCTACCGGGGCTTTTGAAAATAACGAACCCTGGATGGTAAGGCGTTATGACTGGCCAACAGTGAGAGTCAATACACTCACCACCAGGGATTCTGTCACTTTTTCTACTGAAAAAATAACCGTTTCTGTTCATAAAAACCCCGTAAATATTGATATATATGATCATAAAGGCACTTTACTTTGTGAAGAAAGTAAAGGCGGGAGTTTCTGGAATGAAAACAAAGTAGGTATACGTAAATCTTTAGCTGCGGACGAACACTTTTTTGGATTTGGGGAACGAATGGATTTTCTTGATCAGAGAGGAAAAAAAATTAATCTCAATGTAGGTAGAGGCTTAGGCAAACCTTACATTGTAGGTGCTTATAATGTTCTGGAAGCAAATTATTGCCCTGTTCCATTTTTTATGAGCACCCAGGGTTATGGGATATTTTTCCATAACTCATACCCCACGGAATGGGATATGGGTTACTCTTCATCAGATTACTATGAAGTTACGGCCAACGGAGGAGAACTGGATTATTATTTTATTTATGGACCTGCATTTTCAAAAATTATTGACAAATACACCGATTTGACCGGAAAATCTCCATTGCTCCCTAAATTTGGGTTAGGCTTACATGTAGGTACTTATAGTGGCGGCACCTGGGGACATGAAGAAAACACCTCTACGCAGTATGTTATTGACCTTGTTAAAAAATTCAGGCAACACAAAATACCATTAGATGTATTACATCTGGATTCCACCTGGAGGATATTTGGAGAAAACGGAGAAAAAGGAGCCACAACATTTGAGTGGAGAAAAACTTTTGACAATCCCCAAAAAATGTTTGACAGTTTATATGCTCTCAACATTAACATGGTCGGACTCCATGTACGGCCAAGATTTGATAATGGGAAAAAACTAAAATTGCTGGACAAGGCAAGAAAAAAAGGATTTGTTTATCCGGAAGAAAATGATCAGGGTGATTTTGTGAACTTCTTTGATCAAAAATCGGTAGATTGGTGGTGGGAAAACGGGGTAATGAAAATAGCCCAACAAGGAGCTATGTTTCTCAAAACCGATGAAGGAAGTGCTTTCGGTCATAAAGCCAATGAAAGTAATAAAACAGGTCCTCAGGGTGAAAAAATAAAATCACTGCATAATTTATTTCCTGTGGCATATGCAAAAGCTCCTTACAAAAAATTTGCCGACTATAACGGAATACGGGGTATGAATCACACAAGAGAAGGCTATGCAGGTATTCAGAAATACCCCTTCATATTTGCCGGAGATTGGCCCAGCGAATGGCAATATTTTGAACCGGTTATAAAAGCCGGGTTAAATATAGGTCTCTCCGGGGTTGGGTACTGGACACACTGCATGGGTGGATTTGAACATGTAGCAGATACTGAATTGTACATTCGTTGGTGCCAATTCGGATTGCTAAGCCCTGTTTCTCATCTGTTTGGCATGGAGCATCCCAATTATAAAGAACCCTGGAATTATGGTGAAGAAGCCCTGCAAATTTTTAAAACATACACAAATTTAAGGTACTCCCTGATACCTTATTTATATAGTTCAGCCTATGAAATGTATTTTACCGGCATGCCTTTAATGCAGGCTTTGGTTTACTCCCACCAGAACGATAAGAATGTTTACGGGATTACCGATCAATATATGTTAGGAAAAAATATAATGGTTTGTCCGGTTGTCATCAAAGGTGCTCAAACCCGAATTGTTTATTTTCCTCAAGGAAAATGGATTGATTTTTGGACAGGTGAAATCATCAATGGTAGGCAATACAAAAATGTATTATGCCCGCTTGATAAACTTCCTCTCTATATTAAGGCCGGTTCTATTATTCCTACTCAGGAACCGGTTCAATACATAAAAAAAGAAGAGCCTGGTATAATAACTCTTAATATATATCCGTCAGGCCATAGCAGTTTTTCACTATATAACGATGATGGGAAAACTCTGGATTATCAAAAAGGGAATTATTCCGAAACATTAATCGAAGTCAGAGAAAATAATATGCACCTCGAGATCATAATGAATAAACCTGTTGGCAATTATACTGTAGATAATCCATCGTATTTACTTAAAATAAGAATTCCCGAAAAACCAACAGAAATACAAATCAAAGGAAATAATAACAGTACAAAAAAGATAAAAAAGGAAAATATTCAATATGAAAAAAGTGTTTTAAGCATGGCAATAACTCCACAAAATGAAAAAACTATCATTTCGATATCCAGAAATTAA
- a CDS encoding RagB/SusD family nutrient uptake outer membrane protein translates to MKKVSLILITIISLGILSSCSDEFLEEEMVATLTQDRFNSEEGIEELVNGAYEGLRFHHAYEWGYTTTNYGVDTFTNGGGANRIQWNTYSSELNPLDGDNSTAVWNNMYAQINLCNIGISKIPDVLAEADPALKNTRLGELLFLRAFDYFKLVRQFGGVPISTEPIESDVAEFPRATKEAVYDLIVDDFTRAEQLLPDQPEQVGRITKAAAQHFLAKVYLTRASEINTDITQPNDLQNAADFAEKVIASRSLAPDYNDIFNYTAVNGPNETLSEVLLSSQFDDNQSLLGRFGNRIHLYFLSVYRFFPGMTRNVDDGREFQRLKPTDYAIDIFDRTNDSRYYKSFQTSYIAQNTNLVPVWTSENAPSPELVGQLKFMPGDTAVVHIANSETDNRFTPDFKDSFAPTMVVRYARDDSGQLSTDWNISTYPSLSKYRDPFRQSFNDEKGTRDGLLARLGETYLIAAEAYGRMGDYGKALTFINAIRERAAYKAGEDRGWVYYLAQNVPYGENTSTVGEMIATEDDFTPGTTNADLQMYPPGVGNKQEMFIHFILNERARELMGEFHRWEDLSRTKTLVQRATAFNPEAAPNINENHELRPIPQSYLDALESGGIPLTPDQKDEVQNPGY, encoded by the coding sequence ATGAAAAAAGTATCTTTAATATTAATCACAATTATTTCTTTAGGCATTTTGTCTTCCTGTTCAGACGAGTTTCTAGAAGAAGAAATGGTAGCAACTTTAACCCAGGATCGCTTTAATAGCGAGGAAGGTATAGAAGAGCTTGTAAATGGAGCTTATGAAGGGCTTCGTTTTCACCACGCTTACGAATGGGGTTATACAACCACAAATTACGGTGTAGATACATTTACAAACGGTGGTGGGGCCAATCGGATACAATGGAATACATATTCTTCAGAATTAAACCCATTGGATGGCGACAATTCTACTGCTGTATGGAATAATATGTATGCTCAAATCAATTTATGCAACATAGGTATAAGTAAAATTCCAGATGTTCTCGCAGAAGCTGACCCTGCTTTAAAAAATACCCGATTAGGAGAACTCTTATTTTTAAGAGCTTTTGATTATTTTAAGCTTGTAAGACAATTTGGAGGTGTTCCTATTAGTACAGAACCTATTGAATCGGATGTTGCAGAGTTCCCAAGAGCAACAAAAGAAGCTGTATACGATTTAATTGTTGATGATTTTACAAGAGCAGAACAGTTATTGCCTGACCAACCTGAACAAGTTGGCAGGATAACTAAAGCAGCCGCTCAACATTTTCTGGCTAAAGTTTATCTTACCCGGGCCAGTGAAATCAATACCGACATAACACAGCCAAATGACCTTCAAAATGCCGCTGATTTTGCCGAAAAAGTGATCGCATCACGATCTTTGGCTCCTGACTATAATGATATTTTTAATTACACTGCAGTAAATGGCCCAAATGAAACACTTTCGGAAGTTTTATTATCATCACAATTTGATGACAATCAATCACTGTTGGGGAGATTCGGAAACAGGATACATTTATATTTTTTATCAGTCTACAGGTTTTTTCCCGGCATGACCAGAAATGTTGATGATGGTAGAGAATTTCAACGCTTAAAACCCACCGATTACGCTATTGATATTTTTGATCGTACCAACGATTCAAGATATTATAAAAGCTTTCAAACTTCATATATAGCTCAAAACACTAACCTGGTTCCGGTTTGGACATCTGAAAATGCTCCAAGTCCCGAATTAGTTGGTCAGCTTAAATTCATGCCCGGTGACACAGCTGTGGTACATATTGCAAATAGTGAAACTGACAACAGATTTACTCCGGATTTCAAAGATTCATTTGCTCCAACTATGGTTGTGCGTTATGCCAGAGATGATAGTGGCCAGCTATCAACAGACTGGAACATAAGCACATATCCTTCCTTATCTAAATACAGAGATCCGTTCAGGCAAAGCTTTAATGACGAAAAAGGAACGAGAGACGGACTTCTGGCAAGATTAGGAGAAACATATTTAATTGCAGCCGAAGCCTATGGAAGAATGGGAGATTATGGAAAAGCGTTAACATTTATAAATGCTATACGGGAGAGGGCTGCCTATAAAGCAGGTGAAGATCGTGGCTGGGTATATTACCTGGCCCAAAATGTACCTTATGGAGAAAATACCAGTACTGTTGGTGAAATGATCGCTACTGAAGATGATTTTACACCAGGTACCACAAACGCTGATCTGCAAATGTATCCTCCGGGAGTTGGTAATAAACAAGAAATGTTCATACATTTTATATTAAATGAACGTGCACGCGAACTAATGGGTGAATTCCACCGTTGGGAAGATTTATCAAGAACAAAAACATTAGTACAAAGAGCCACAGCATTTAATCCCGAGGCTGCACCCAACATTAATGAGAATCACGAATTGCGCCCAATTCCTCAAAGCTATCTGGATGCTCTTGAAAGTGGAGGAATTCCTCTTACACCAGATCAAAAGGACGAGGTTCAAAATCCTGGTTATTAA
- a CDS encoding SusC/RagA family TonB-linked outer membrane protein → MKKYIIFLMYFIVYFPLLSVGYAQEKVINGTVTDETNVPMPGVNLVIEGTRIGTSTDFDGYYTLEASEGQTISVTYIGYESVRIVVGEASTYNIALQESLNDLDEVVVVGYGTVKKSDITGSIVQVHAEEINEMPVQNALQGIQGKAAGVDITSNARPGEVGIIRIRGNRSIDGSNDPLYVVDGVPLQSGGLEMLNTQDISSIEVLKDASATAIYGSRGANGVVLITTKKGRVGRAQISYDTSISFEKIENLADYFNAGEYVEYRRDALRSAGLYHNGDNNILSYADPQVDFTYFGADPTAWNNILNGYTWVDRDNLIPQTDGNGIPIYNPDNISTHDWGKDVERTGIMYNHNLSVSMGTDKVKAYLSGGYIDQKGTVAGQAYKRYTGLMNLELQAADWFTVGGTLNYNYSIQDYGYAAGGSRGSRTLYEAALGQYPFASPYDSEGNYIFNPGGSPNVINPIRDYEFVTEERTISRTFGSFFGEIRLAEGLRLKSIFGPDIRNFRNGQFQTAESSLRGGGSSSSTNYARLRQSQQVSWTLENLLYYDKAFNDDHVLGVTLLQSSSYFKQETSDMTATNLPYDSQLWYNLQSTNNGELDAWSSGYTKKTLTSYMGRINYSLMDKYLLTVSGRADGASVLSDGNKWDFFPSLAVAWKVENESFMKEANWINQFKLRFGIGNVGNAAIEPYSTAGGLVLLPYVFGDVPANGYVTGYPSGADGQQGSIPNKNLGWERTEQWNLGLDFGLFSNRISGSIDCYVANTHDILLSKTPNSVTGYGSIIINAGKTKNTGIEVVLSTVNIQNDDFRWTSDITFTKNKSEIVELVNGKEDDINNLRFIGQPIDVFYDYKKIGIWQTDDAAEMQVYNDNGADYEAGDIRVEDVNNDGIIDPDNDRQILGSGVPDWTAGLVNTFYFKNFELTAFLYSRWGHMVEGGAVDMSGQFVHRKVDYWTPDNPTNAYPKADYLNSGQPVHYSTMNYQDGSFIKLRYVTLGYNFPVDFTNTIGISNLKLYAQAINPWAYYKTDFLDSDSSFQNSGDNNSTSSLTTKSFVFGLNVTF, encoded by the coding sequence ATGAAAAAATACATTATTTTTCTAATGTACTTTATTGTGTATTTTCCACTTTTGAGCGTGGGATATGCACAGGAAAAAGTCATTAATGGTACTGTTACTGACGAAACAAATGTTCCCATGCCCGGAGTTAATCTGGTTATAGAAGGAACCAGAATAGGTACCAGCACAGACTTTGATGGCTACTATACCCTTGAGGCTTCAGAAGGCCAGACAATTAGTGTAACATATATTGGTTACGAATCAGTCAGAATTGTTGTTGGAGAAGCTTCAACTTATAACATTGCACTTCAGGAAAGCCTAAATGATCTTGACGAAGTGGTAGTAGTTGGCTACGGAACAGTGAAAAAAAGTGATATCACCGGGTCAATCGTCCAGGTTCATGCAGAAGAAATTAATGAAATGCCCGTACAAAATGCCTTGCAAGGAATTCAGGGAAAGGCAGCAGGGGTTGATATTACATCCAACGCACGTCCCGGGGAAGTTGGTATTATAAGAATCCGGGGAAACAGATCAATAGACGGTTCTAATGATCCCTTATATGTGGTAGATGGCGTTCCGCTACAATCGGGAGGCCTGGAAATGCTTAACACTCAGGATATATCTTCCATTGAAGTTTTGAAAGATGCTTCTGCAACTGCAATTTACGGTTCCAGAGGAGCAAATGGAGTTGTACTGATTACCACCAAAAAAGGTAGGGTTGGAAGAGCCCAAATATCTTACGATACCTCCATAAGCTTTGAGAAGATAGAAAACCTGGCAGATTATTTCAATGCCGGCGAATATGTAGAATATCGCCGTGATGCTTTACGTTCGGCAGGATTATATCATAATGGTGACAATAACATTTTGTCCTATGCTGATCCTCAGGTGGATTTCACGTACTTTGGTGCCGATCCGACTGCCTGGAATAATATTCTAAACGGATATACCTGGGTAGATCGGGATAATTTAATCCCTCAAACAGACGGTAATGGAATTCCCATATACAATCCGGATAATATCTCTACCCATGATTGGGGCAAAGATGTTGAAAGAACCGGTATAATGTACAATCATAATTTAAGTGTATCTATGGGAACCGATAAAGTAAAGGCATATTTATCAGGAGGATATATAGATCAAAAAGGAACTGTAGCCGGACAGGCCTATAAGAGATACACTGGATTAATGAACCTGGAGTTACAAGCCGCCGATTGGTTTACAGTGGGAGGTACATTAAACTATAATTACAGTATACAGGATTATGGATACGCCGCAGGAGGATCCAGGGGATCCCGAACTTTATATGAAGCTGCATTAGGACAATACCCTTTTGCTTCTCCATATGATAGTGAAGGAAACTATATTTTTAACCCGGGAGGAAGCCCAAATGTTATTAATCCTATAAGAGATTATGAATTTGTTACTGAGGAGAGAACTATTTCCAGAACCTTCGGTAGTTTCTTTGGAGAAATCAGACTCGCTGAAGGATTAAGGCTGAAAAGTATTTTTGGACCGGATATCCGGAATTTCAGAAACGGTCAATTCCAGACTGCCGAGTCAAGCCTTAGAGGTGGTGGTTCATCATCTTCTACAAACTATGCCAGATTGCGTCAAAGTCAACAAGTATCCTGGACGTTGGAAAACCTGCTTTATTACGATAAAGCCTTTAATGACGATCATGTCCTTGGTGTAACTTTATTACAGAGTTCCTCTTATTTCAAACAGGAAACCTCCGATATGACCGCTACAAATTTGCCATATGATAGTCAATTATGGTATAACTTACAAAGTACGAATAATGGTGAATTAGATGCCTGGAGCTCAGGCTATACAAAAAAAACTTTGACCTCATACATGGGGAGAATTAATTATTCCCTTATGGATAAATACCTGCTTACGGTTTCAGGAAGAGCGGACGGTGCATCTGTATTAAGTGATGGAAATAAATGGGATTTCTTTCCCTCCTTGGCGGTTGCCTGGAAAGTTGAAAATGAATCATTTATGAAAGAGGCGAACTGGATCAATCAGTTCAAATTAAGATTTGGTATTGGTAATGTGGGTAATGCAGCTATTGAACCATATAGCACTGCCGGAGGACTGGTTTTACTTCCGTATGTATTCGGGGATGTACCCGCCAATGGTTATGTTACAGGGTATCCTTCCGGTGCTGATGGTCAACAAGGATCTATACCCAATAAAAATCTGGGTTGGGAAAGAACAGAACAATGGAACCTAGGACTGGATTTCGGTCTCTTTAGCAATAGAATTTCCGGATCAATTGATTGTTATGTAGCTAACACTCACGATATTCTTTTAAGCAAAACTCCAAACTCTGTTACCGGGTATGGTTCGATAATTATTAATGCCGGAAAAACAAAAAATACAGGTATTGAGGTAGTCCTTTCAACAGTTAATATTCAAAATGATGATTTCAGGTGGACTTCAGATATCACTTTTACCAAGAACAAATCTGAAATCGTAGAATTGGTAAACGGTAAAGAAGATGATATTAACAATCTTCGTTTTATCGGACAGCCTATAGATGTATTCTATGATTACAAAAAGATAGGTATCTGGCAAACTGATGATGCTGCTGAAATGCAGGTATATAATGATAATGGAGCCGATTATGAGGCCGGAGATATTCGGGTAGAAGATGTAAATAATGATGGAATTATTGACCCTGATAATGATCGTCAAATTCTGGGAAGTGGTGTGCCTGACTGGACTGCAGGATTAGTCAACACTTTCTACTTCAAAAACTTTGAATTAACGGCATTTCTTTATTCAAGATGGGGACATATGGTTGAAGGAGGAGCTGTAGATATGTCAGGACAATTCGTTCATCGAAAAGTAGATTACTGGACTCCCGACAATCCTACAAACGCTTATCCCAAAGCCGACTATCTGAATTCCGGACAACCGGTTCATTATAGTACAATGAACTATCAGGATGGTTCATTTATTAAGCTTAGATATGTTACCCTGGGGTACAACTTCCCGGTAGATTTTACAAACACTATCGGTATAAGTAATTTAAAACTCTATGCACAAGCTATTAATCCTTGGGCTTATTACAAAACTGATTTTCTTGATTCGGATTCAAGTTTCCAAAATTCAGGAGATAACAATTCTACATCATCACTTACAACTAAAAGTTTTGTGTTTGGCCTTAATGTAACGTTCTAA